In Dyadobacter subterraneus, a single genomic region encodes these proteins:
- a CDS encoding SMP-30/gluconolactonase/LRE family protein yields MKKFSIFASAITLALSFITPHSLSAQIMDKNSIIAPRAQVEKLGDGYKFTEGPVADAHGNVFFTDQPNNKIIRWDAETGAFSTFSDNSGRANGMYFDKKGNLVACSDEENQVWSFDKKGKATVLVKDYDGKLLNGPNDLWIDPKGGIYMTDPLYPRDYWKRDPKMQQDGEHVYYLSPDGKKLVRVDDQLKKPNGIIGTADGKKLYVADIGAGKTYLYDINKDGSLSNKTLFVSKGSDGMILDNEGNLYITGNGVTVFNNKGEEIAHFPVHKGWTANLCFGGKNRDLLFITAETAVYGIKMRVKGIK; encoded by the coding sequence ATGAAAAAATTCAGCATTTTCGCCTCTGCAATTACTTTGGCATTATCTTTTATTACACCGCATTCACTTTCTGCCCAAATCATGGATAAAAATTCAATTATTGCACCCCGAGCCCAGGTTGAAAAATTGGGTGACGGCTATAAATTCACCGAAGGTCCGGTTGCTGATGCACATGGAAACGTCTTTTTCACAGATCAGCCTAATAATAAAATTATCCGCTGGGATGCTGAAACCGGCGCATTCAGTACCTTTTCAGATAATTCTGGCCGAGCAAATGGTATGTATTTTGACAAAAAAGGAAACCTTGTCGCCTGTTCCGATGAAGAGAACCAGGTTTGGTCTTTTGATAAAAAAGGAAAAGCTACCGTGCTTGTTAAAGATTATGATGGAAAACTTTTGAATGGTCCAAACGATCTCTGGATCGATCCCAAAGGTGGTATTTATATGACAGATCCGCTCTATCCAAGAGATTACTGGAAACGAGATCCAAAAATGCAGCAGGACGGAGAACATGTTTATTATCTTTCTCCCGACGGGAAAAAACTGGTTCGGGTTGATGATCAGCTTAAAAAGCCCAACGGAATTATTGGAACTGCCGACGGGAAAAAATTATATGTAGCAGATATTGGTGCAGGAAAAACATACTTGTACGATATCAACAAAGATGGATCGTTATCAAACAAAACCTTGTTTGTATCAAAAGGATCCGACGGGATGATTCTTGACAATGAAGGAAATTTATACATTACCGGAAATGGTGTAACTGTTTTTAATAACAAAGGAGAAGAAATCGCTCATTTCCCGGTTCATAAAGGCTGGACAGCCAATTTATGTTTTGGTGGAAAAAATCGCGATTTGCTTTTTATTACAGCAGAGACCGCCGTTTATGGAATTAAAATGAGAGTAAAAGGAATAAAATAG
- the rlmF gene encoding 23S rRNA (adenine(1618)-N(6))-methyltransferase RlmF: MAQKSKKIHTEKTSLHERNLHRERYDFKALIDSHRELSKFVFVNPFGDESIDFANPDAVKSLNKALLKHFYGIFYWDIPDGYLCPPIPGRADYIHYIADLLASVNGNQFPVGRSIKVLDIGVGANCVYPIVGHREYGWSFTGSDIDPVSIDSATQIVDKNPSLEGAIDIRLQTSSKHIFKGIIQSGEIFDATICNPPFHASLAEAQAGTKRKLTNLGLKKGPKQVLNFGGQNAELWVEGGEEVFVRQMIRESAEISSQCFWFTSLISKKTTLPGVYAELKKVNAVEIKTVEMAQGQKVSRFVAWTFLDKEMQKKWVKERFQR; this comes from the coding sequence TTGGCTCAAAAATCAAAAAAAATTCATACCGAAAAAACCAGTCTGCACGAGCGAAACCTGCATAGGGAAAGGTATGATTTTAAAGCATTAATCGATAGTCACCGCGAATTATCGAAGTTTGTTTTTGTCAATCCCTTTGGAGACGAATCAATTGATTTTGCAAATCCTGATGCAGTCAAATCGCTTAACAAAGCGTTATTAAAACATTTTTACGGAATATTTTATTGGGATATTCCAGACGGTTATCTCTGTCCGCCTATTCCCGGGCGGGCAGATTACATTCATTATATTGCTGATTTACTGGCTTCTGTGAACGGAAATCAGTTTCCAGTCGGAAGAAGTATTAAAGTTCTTGATATTGGCGTCGGTGCCAATTGTGTTTATCCAATTGTCGGACACAGAGAATATGGATGGAGTTTCACAGGTTCAGATATTGATCCGGTTTCCATTGATTCAGCAACGCAAATCGTTGACAAAAATCCTTCGCTTGAAGGTGCGATAGATATTCGTTTACAAACTTCTTCCAAACACATTTTCAAAGGAATTATTCAGTCAGGAGAGATTTTTGACGCCACCATTTGCAATCCGCCCTTTCACGCCTCACTGGCAGAAGCACAAGCCGGAACCAAGCGAAAACTGACTAATCTCGGATTGAAAAAAGGGCCAAAACAGGTATTGAATTTTGGCGGACAAAATGCAGAATTATGGGTTGAAGGTGGTGAAGAAGTTTTTGTCAGACAAATGATCCGTGAGAGTGCAGAAATTTCTTCACAATGTTTCTGGTTTACGTCTCTTATTTCAAAAAAAACAACACTGCCAGGGGTTTATGCAGAATTGAAAAAGGTAAATGCGGTTGAGATAAAAACGGTTGAAATGGCACAAGGACAGAAAGTTAGCAGGTTTGTGGCATGGACATTTTTAGATAAGGAAATGCAGAAAAAATGGGTTAAAGAACGATTTCAGAGATAA